Within the Dechloromonas denitrificans genome, the region CCGGGAAATTCGGCGGAGAACCGTTGATCGTTCCCGGCAAGGCTTTGCCGAGCTTGTTGACGGCGCAGGAAATCCGCTCGATCAAACTGATCAAGATCGACGTGGAAGGCGCGGAATATTCGGTCGTCGTCGGCATGCGCGCACTGCTCGATTCGCTGGCCGACGATGCTGAGGTGGTTATCGAAATAACCCCATCCGCCTATTCGGAAGGAGAACTCGAAGAGGTGTTCGCCATCTTCAGGGCGGCCCGATTCACGCCCTACAAGCTGGAGAACTCCTACGACCCGAATTACTATATTCGGGCACCTCGAGTCGCTCCGCCGCAACGCCTTCAGTCCTTGCCGACCCAGCAGACCGACGTTGTCTTCTCCCGGTTCTCGGCCGAAATCCTCAACTGACGCAGCGTCGCCGCCCGGCCACCGCGAAAGCGGCAAACCGATAGATGCATATGACAAATCGCCTTATGTCGATTGCAGATTAAAGTCGTTCGATTGCCGTGGTGCCACCGCTAGATTGACCCTGTCAAAACTTTTGGGAGCGCAGCATGGCGGCATTGATTGTTGGCGGTGACCGGGTCGGGAATTTCAAGGACTATCTGGTGCAGCAGGGCTACGTGCCGGTGCGCCACTGGACCGGGCGCAATCAAAGCGAGTGCCACCGGACGATACCGATCGATACCCGGGTGGTCGTGGTTATGGTCGATCAGGTCAATCATGGTCTGGCCAAGAAGATTCGCCGGGCGGCCGACGAGATGGCTGTGCCGGTGGTGTTCAGCCGGCGCAGCGTCGGCCAGTTGAGCAGTGCCCTGGCCTGCGTCGCCGCCTGAACGGAGTGGCCTGAAGCCCTCCCGGAACCGGGAGGGCGTTTCCTTCAAGACAGATAGTCGGCCGGTACGAGCGGCGCGCCCCGCCGCAAGGCCTGGCGCAGCAGCGCCGGTGCTTCGCTGGGCGGGATTTCGTCGAGCCAGCCGGGCAGGGCGCCGAAGCGGCTTTCGTAGCTGGCAAACAGGTCGATGGTAATCGGGCGGATCGGCAGTTCGAGGGTCAGTACCATTTTCAACTCCTTGCTCCCCTATGAGTCCGGCGAGGCCGGCTCCCGGGGAGTACTGGAGCGAGCGACGCTTTAGCCAGTATTTGTCAGCCGCCCTGGCAAGTTATCGATTAAATCCGGCGGAGTCGGGCCATTGTCCGGTGCTTGCCCGCTGCCCACAAAGAATTTCTGGCTATTTCGATATGTCGCCAGCGGCCCATATCGATCGACGCAGCGCGTCGTTGGCGGGCGACCCGGGTTTGCTTAGGCTGGTCGTGTCGGCCCTGGTCGGGTGGCTATAGCCGACAAGCTTATTACGCGAATTGTTATATCGATCTGAATTTTTAGTCGTTCTGTGCATCAGTGGCGGGGCATAAATTGGCGGCTACAGACGTCACCGCAGAGTTTCTGGCGGCGCCAATCCCAACCGGGACCAGTGGCTTAGAAGCCGAGCTGCTGGTCGCCAAGATGCGAAAGGAATTTCCCATGTCTGATGTCGTGATTGATGTGCAGCAGCCTTCCTATGCGAACGCCGTCTTTGCCGAGAAAGGCTTTGCCGCCGCTGCCTCGCCCATTCTCGAGAAGGCCCGCCAGCGCGCCGCCGAAGAGCAGTTGCCCTATGCCGGCAGCGTCTCGCCTCAGGATGCCTGGGCCTTGGTTAGCAGTGGCGAAGCGGTGCTGATCGATGTGCGGACCGCCGAGGAGCGCAAGTTCGTTGGTCATGTGCCGGAAACCAGGCATGTCGCCTGGATGACCGGCCTGTCGCTGTCGCGCAACCCGCGGTTTACCCGGGAACTGGAAGGCAAGGCGGGCAAGGACGACGTCGTTTTGCTGCTCTGTCGCAGCGGCAAGCGCTCGGCGGCCGCCGCCGAGGCCGCTGCCAAGGCCGGTTTCAAGAACGTATTCAACATCCTCGAAGGTTTCGAGGGTGATCTCGACGAGCAGCAGCGGCGCGGCGCCTTCAATGGCTGGCGCAATGCCGGTCTGCCGTGGGTTCAGGACTGATTCATCAATCGCTAGGGAGAACAACAGATGTCCAAATGGTTTGCAGATAATTCGCAGTCGATCGGCCGTACCCCGCTGATCAAGCTCAATCGCGTACTCGATGGCGGCAAGGCCACCGTGCTGGCCAAGATCGAAGGCCGCAACCCGGCTTATTCGGTCAAGTGCCGAATCGGTGCCGCCCTCATCAACGACGCCGAAAAGCGGGGCCTGCTCGGGCCGGGCAAGGAACTGGTCGAACCGACCAGCGGCAATACCGGTATCGCACTGGCTTTCGTCGCCGCGGCAAAAGGCATTCCGCTGACGCTGACCATGCCGGAAACGATGAGTATCGAGCGGCGCAAACTGCTCACCGCCTTCGGCGCCAAGCTGGTGCTGACTGAAGGCGCCAAGGGCATGGGTGGTGCCATCGCCAAGGCCGAGGAAATTGCCGCATCCGAGCCGGGCAAGTACGTGCTGCTGCAACAGTTCAAGAACCCGGCCAACCCGGCGATCCATGAACTGACGACCGGTCCGGAAATCTGGGACGACACCGACGGTGCCGTCGATATCCTGGTTTCCGGCGTCGGCACCGGCGGCACGATTACCGGTGTCTCGCGCTTCATCAAGAACACCAAGGGCAAGGCGATCCAGTCGGTGGCCGTTGAACCGACGGCCAGCCCGGTGCTTACCCAGGCGCGGGCCGGCGAGCCGATCAAACCGGGGCCGCACAAGATTCAGGGGATCGGTGCCGGTTTCGTGCCGGCCGTACTCGATCTGTCGCTGGTAGACAGCATCGAGCAGGTGAGCAACGAAGACGCCGTACTCTATGCCCGTCGCCTGGCCAAGGAGGAGGGCATCATCTCCGGCATTTCGAGCGGCGCCGCCGTCGCGGCCGCGGCCCGTCTGGCCCAGCAGCCGGAAAACGCCGGCAAGACCATCGTCGTCATCCTGCCCGACTCCGGTGAGCGTTACCTGAGTTCGGTGTTGTTCGAAGGCCTGTTCAACGAAGCCGGGTTGCCGGCATGAGGCATCCAGTCGCCAACTCGTCCCTCGCCTACGAGCAGGTTGGCGGCTGGGGCGTCAAGGATATCGTCAGCGAGTTGCATGCGGCACGCGATCGCTGGCGGGCGGCGCAGCACCGCAGTCTCGAATTCGCGGTGCGCGAATTCCCGTCGCGCGAGGCATTGAAGGAAATTGCCGAGTCGCTGTGCGGCGTGTTGTTTCCGATGCGGCTCGGGCCGACCGATCTGCATCAGGAAGGCGAAGACTTCTACGTCGGCCATACGCTGGATACGGCGCTCAACGCGCTGTTCCAGCAGGTCGAGCTGGAGCTCGGCTACAACCGGCGGCTGCAGTGCGAGGAGAAAAACGATGTCGAGGCTCAGGCCGCCGAGATCGTCAAGGCCTTTGCCCAGCAGTTACCGGCCTTGCGCGGCCTGCTCGATGCCGATGTCGAGGCGGCCTATCTCGGCGACCCGGCGGCGCGCAGCGTCGATGAGGTGCTGCTGTGCTATCCGGGCATCCTGGCGGTGATCCATTACCGTCTGGCGCATGCCTTGTACGCGCTGGGCGCTCAGCTGGTCGCCCGGATCATTTCGGAAATCGCCCATTCGATCACCGGCATCGATATCCACCCCGGGGCGCAGATCGGCCCCGGTTTCTTCATCGACCACGGGACCGGC harbors:
- the cysK gene encoding cysteine synthase A — its product is MSKWFADNSQSIGRTPLIKLNRVLDGGKATVLAKIEGRNPAYSVKCRIGAALINDAEKRGLLGPGKELVEPTSGNTGIALAFVAAAKGIPLTLTMPETMSIERRKLLTAFGAKLVLTEGAKGMGGAIAKAEEIAASEPGKYVLLQQFKNPANPAIHELTTGPEIWDDTDGAVDILVSGVGTGGTITGVSRFIKNTKGKAIQSVAVEPTASPVLTQARAGEPIKPGPHKIQGIGAGFVPAVLDLSLVDSIEQVSNEDAVLYARRLAKEEGIISGISSGAAVAAAARLAQQPENAGKTIVVILPDSGERYLSSVLFEGLFNEAGLPA
- a CDS encoding rhodanese-like domain-containing protein, which encodes MSDVVIDVQQPSYANAVFAEKGFAAAASPILEKARQRAAEEQLPYAGSVSPQDAWALVSSGEAVLIDVRTAEERKFVGHVPETRHVAWMTGLSLSRNPRFTRELEGKAGKDDVVLLLCRSGKRSAAAAEAAAKAGFKNVFNILEGFEGDLDEQQRRGAFNGWRNAGLPWVQD
- a CDS encoding DUF2325 domain-containing protein, with product MAALIVGGDRVGNFKDYLVQQGYVPVRHWTGRNQSECHRTIPIDTRVVVVMVDQVNHGLAKKIRRAADEMAVPVVFSRRSVGQLSSALACVAA
- the epsC gene encoding serine O-acetyltransferase EpsC, encoding MRHPVANSSLAYEQVGGWGVKDIVSELHAARDRWRAAQHRSLEFAVREFPSREALKEIAESLCGVLFPMRLGPTDLHQEGEDFYVGHTLDTALNALFQQVELELGYNRRLQCEEKNDVEAQAAEIVKAFAQQLPALRGLLDADVEAAYLGDPAARSVDEVLLCYPGILAVIHYRLAHALYALGAQLVARIISEIAHSITGIDIHPGAQIGPGFFIDHGTGVVIGETTIIGQRVRLYQAVTLGAKRFTQDESGALEKGAPRHPILEDEVVVYAGATILGRITIGRGSSIGGNVWLTKSIPPASHVSQATLQHELGGAGRVTQ